Genomic DNA from Crateriforma spongiae:
CACACCAGTGGAGGCATTGCGACAAGCCACATCGACGGCGGGAGAACTGCTCAGTCTGTCGGGACCTCGCAATCCATATCCAGATGGCCCGCTTGGAGTGATTCGCGTGGGTGCTTATGCCGACTTGATCATCGTCGACGGCAATCCGCTGGAAGACTTGGGGCTGGTCGTCGATGCCGATAAGAACTTTATGTTGATCATGAAAGACGGTGTGATCTACAAAGATCGTCTTGGTGAGTGAAGCGATGGCGGGACGATGCAACACTCGGCTTGACCTGATGCGGTTCACGCGGCTACCGTGAGAAACATGAGTTCAATCTGGGTCCGTTCGGAGCAATGACCTATGACGAATATGAAGTGGTGGAAACCGTTTGTCCTGGTGACGACCATCACGCTATCGTTGCTGACGGGCTTCGTCTTTGGATATGGCCGCGGATACAACGCGGGCGAACCGTTGGTGGATGAATCTCCGGTGATCAAGGTTCCCCAGGACTACCTATCGAATTTAAGTCCGGTTCCTTGTCCGCAAAACGGGTACTTCGCGTTCGACACGTTCACGTTTACGGACGTCGAGGGGCGGCAGATGGCGGTGCCAGTACCCAGTTTGCAGTGAAGTTCGGCTGACGGCTGAGTGTCGACAGTGCGACCGAGAGATGTTCTGCGCGGCTAAGTCCAATGAGCGAACAGCACCGGGGCCGTCGCGTCGCGCTGGTATCGCTTGCCGGTTCTAGCGATTAGTGCAGCCCGGTTGGTGGAGAAGCACATTGCCAGCGGTGTAATGCGGGTATCAAAACGACTACAAGGCTTGGTTTTGACATAGGGTTGCTTTGAGCGGCGCGGTCATGGTCTCCGGTGATTTGGCCATGGCTTCGTCGCTCCGTTTTTGGCTTCCGGTCGATCAGTCGTCTGCAGGGCGTGCAGCTGAGTCACCGTGTGGCAGTGTGGTTCCACTGTTCGACCGGAAGCCTTTCTTTGCGGTGGTGCTTTCAACGTTCCTCGCACAGCGGATCTTGCTTTGGATCCAGTGCCGTTCCGTAGGAGTCATTCGATGAGGATGGACGTCGACCTACCGGCAGCGCATCAGCTGGGCAGCAAAAGTAACGAAGCCATCAGTGCCGATCGTTCGCTGCAGGCTTGCGCGAACTTCGATGGATTGAACGATGCGTGAATACTTGTCGGCGAATCAATTGATTCGTGGAGCCAGCGCTTAGCGGTGATGTAGCAGTCACCCGAGGCGGTCGCCGGTTCGGGCCACTTCACGCTCGATTTCTCCGCATCTGCTACGATCCAAGCGGTTATTGTTAACGGTTGTCGAAAGTAAACTCCGGTTTGGTGATCCAATAGTGCAGCCAGGACTCAATCCATACGCACCCATCGCCGACACCAACGCGGCAAGGGCGTCCAAGAGATCGCTGCGTCGAGTACTACCTTCGTTCTTCACTGGTTTCTTCGGTGGAACGGCATTGCAATGGGTACTCTTCTGGACAGACACATTCGACACGGAATTTCCGCCAATGGGCGGTGCGATGCTCGGGGTCGTCTGTGTCTTGGCGTATAGGTACCCCGCGACTCGCACCAACAAGCTTGCGGTTGTGCTTGGTGCGGTTGTCGGCAACGTGAACGCGTTTTTTTGCAATCAGGCGCCGCTACTCTATTGGGACATCCCCCGCGACCACGTGACTTCATGGACACATGCTGCGATAACATTTTTCTTTTCGGTGGTTTGTGTCTTCGCCGGATTTACCCTTGTCGACCACGTGATGAGCTTCCTTGGCAGGCGGCGATGACAGCTGCGTCACTTTCGCGAAAGCACAAAATGGTCGTCACACGCTCGGGAATGTCGCTGGGTGACGAGCACGGACCGACGATGCGAGATGAAAACGAATCCTGCAATGAACAGTCGTCGCAAAGCCGATGTTTGAGAAGGCGATCAATCCAACGCCGTGATTCGGTGGTCGAGACCGCTTGTTGACAAGAAGAGTCGTTGGCATCGCCAAAATTTCGAAAATCCCGGCGAATGTCGGTAGGTCTAACCACCGGCTGGCCACTCTTAGAGTGCTTTATTTGATGCATCCAAACAACAAACCATGGAGTGATCGCTATGGGTCTCCCCGGTCCAACTGAATTGCTGGTGATTGCGGCGATCCTGCTCGTTCTGGTTGGGATTCCTGTTGCCATCATCATTCTCGCAATTCTGTTCGTGCAACGAGCTGGAAGATCTCGGTCGCAAGATGATGAGCATCACGAATGAAGTAGCATTCACTTTTGGTCACAGGTTCGTGACGGACGGTTGTCGTCGTGTTCTCGCTGGCATCGAAGACATCTAAGGGGACGGAGGTCTTTTTCCGGCATACGATCCGCCAGCTACCGGTGGAGGTTTGTCAGTGGTTTGCCATCGACGCCGATCAATTGTCCGTTCATCCGCAGGCCCCCGGAGCAGCGAAGCGGCCCAGGCCGATCTTTTGTTTCAGGCTCTTGCGACCTTCGGCGGCTTTGACGCTGCGGAGATACTTGTCCGCTTCGATCTGTTCCCGCAGCGAGTGCTGCGCGGCGGAGTGACCGTCACCCGAGGCGCTCGCCGGCTGGGCCGCGTTGGATGCGATTTGGTCGGTGATCGTTTCGACGGATGGATCTGCCATGCCGTCAACGATTGGCGGCAAGCGTCTCCCGTTCAACGGGCAAAACCGGGCTTCCGATCCGAATCGCTGAACTCCGTTACACCGGTGTAATTCCAGTCATTTTGGAGGCGGGAACGCGGACCAAAATATGTAGGAGGATTTTCTGAATCCGAGCCCTAGTGATTGACGCATAATCGTGCCCTGCCAGAACCGATGCCTTACCGTTTCACCAACTGAGGGGGAACGGTTATAATTCCGCTCATCTGAGGGGAAGTCGGCCCGGGGCAAATCTGTTGAAGCCGATGCGAACGGGCATTCTCCCCGAAACCGCGGAAGAATTCTGAGTTATCTGACCAAATTCAAACACACCAAGGACGCGAATGAACATCCTCGAATGGATCGACGTTGGGAAAGTCTCAGCGGAACGTGACGATAACCTAGTCAACTACTTCTACGACAATGGGGTTCTTCGCTCAGTTTTGGAAAGCAAATCATCGTTCTTGGTCTTGGGGCGTAAGGGCGCGGGCAAAACCGCGGTCTTCCGATACTTACGGGAGAATCCAAGTGAACACCTCGGCGATGACGACGTTTTAGTGTCGCTGTCTTTTGAAGACTACAACTGGAGGGTGCACTCCCTTCTCGCCAACGCCGAAGCGGCGGAATCGCTCGCCTATAAGCAATCGTGGCGTTTCGTGATTCTTGTGGAAGTGATCAAAGCTTATTCGTCTCGCTGCACGGAGAAAGGCGTCGCGATTCCAAAGCCGATTGACAAAGCACAAAGACTCCTTGAAAGGATTTTCGAGCATCCGCTCCCGACTATCTACCAACTGATCGGGAGGAAATTGCTAGGACTTTCAAAAGTCAAACTTCCCAAAGCCGGTTTGGACTTAGAGGAGGGCGACTTTGATTCTGTAGAGGTGTCCGGTGGTGAAGTTTCGTTCGACGATGTCGCAGCGGATGATGACATCCGCACGGCTCTGTCACAAAATATTTCCAACATCATCGCGATTCTTGAATCCGCAATATCGCAGTCTAAGCCCCTCCAATTTCGAACCATCATCTGCTTCGACCGTGTTGATGAGGCATGGGACGATGTATCGCTCGATGTTTCCCGGAAAGTGTTGGCGGGGCTGGTCTCCGCTTGTGATTCCCTGACTGAGAAATACGATGGTGTCGTCAGGCCCATCGTCTTTCTGCGTGAAGATATATTCTCGGTCTTGCCGCTAAATGACTCCAACAAGCTGCGCGAGGATTGCGGGGCTTTGTTGAAATGGGAACGCGACGACTTAATTAAGTTGCTTCTGCGTCGGCTTTCTTTCTTCGCGGAGCAGAAAGGGGTTGATGCCGTCGATGATTTCGAAGCGTTGTTCGACAAAAAGGAAATGCGACAACGATCGAAGCCGCCAAACTATTTGCTAAAACGTACGATGATGCGACCGCGCGATATGATTTGTTTCCTTCGCCGTACGGTTGACGCAATGCGAGACAGCGCGAATGATCCGTTCGAAGAAACGCCCGACGAATACACACATTTGTCTGTTGAGGCGATATACACAGCTGAGCCTGGCTACTCTGATTGGCTTCGGCAAGAATTGCTCGACGAATGGTCCGTTCAGCGTCCACGAATAAAGGAACTGTTTTCAGCGATACAAAACCACGGGTCTACGCAATTCAAGCGAGACGAATTGGAGTCGCAACTCAAATCGTTAGGCGTTGAATTCACACAAACCGAAATCGTTGACGATCTACGATTTCTATTCGCAAATTCGGTCATTGGATTCAAGGTCGGTGCCTCTACAGCATGGCGTTATCGCTGCTTTTCTCGATCACAAGGGTTTATCGAATCAGACGTATACAAGCTTCATGACGGCCTAATTCGAGCGTTGAACGTGAAGGAGCCGCGCGACACGTAAGTCAGATAACAAAGGCATGAACGCGGAGCCGCCGATGCCGCGTTTTCAAGTGGAGCATCAACCGCGGCGGCCCGGTTATGCCAGACGTTCCGCTACTGAAACCTCCCTTGAATCCACAACGCAAATGACGCTTGACGAAATCCTAAACACCGTGTCAGCATCGCACGCAAACGATTGGCACAAAATGGAAACCCCTACAGTTCACGGTTGGGAATATGGAACAGACTCAGGCGGTCCGTATTTGAGACCGATTACCCACCACTACCTTGCGGTATACAAACCGGACGTTGACATCACGCTCGTATTTGGCGCGAACGACGGGGATTCGTTTGACGAACCATGGGTTCAGAACTTTCCCGCTCCAACTGCAACCGCCCGTCATGTGTGCGTCCGGTATCGCGGCGTTATCGTTGATGAATCTCGGATGGTTCTTGTCGACGGCGGCCGGTATTTGCTTCCAATACCAGAAGTTGACGGCAAGGGCGGCTTCTTTGTCAAAGCCGACGCAATACCCAGGGCTCGATTGATGTTCGATCTTTACGGATCTGGCGGCGTGCATCAAACATTAGACGAAGCACTGGAACGTGCTCAGCTGGAAGTGCGTTCGTAGCGCACAGAAGAGCAGAACCAGGAAAATCTGGACGGGGGGCTTTTCCGTTCAGGCGTCGATGACAGCATTCTGGATTTTTCAGGTAATCGCTCTCGATCGCCGGTGACCGGCAGCCCTAGATCCCTGGTGTTGGGAACGCGTGGATGCGTAGGGTGCCTTCCCAGATGGTTTGGAACGTCGTCGCGTCGTGCTTGATGCGTAGCAGGCCGAGGTAGTAGTTCGGCGGCCA
This window encodes:
- a CDS encoding P-loop ATPase, Sll1717 family, whose translation is MNILEWIDVGKVSAERDDNLVNYFYDNGVLRSVLESKSSFLVLGRKGAGKTAVFRYLRENPSEHLGDDDVLVSLSFEDYNWRVHSLLANAEAAESLAYKQSWRFVILVEVIKAYSSRCTEKGVAIPKPIDKAQRLLERIFEHPLPTIYQLIGRKLLGLSKVKLPKAGLDLEEGDFDSVEVSGGEVSFDDVAADDDIRTALSQNISNIIAILESAISQSKPLQFRTIICFDRVDEAWDDVSLDVSRKVLAGLVSACDSLTEKYDGVVRPIVFLREDIFSVLPLNDSNKLREDCGALLKWERDDLIKLLLRRLSFFAEQKGVDAVDDFEALFDKKEMRQRSKPPNYLLKRTMMRPRDMICFLRRTVDAMRDSANDPFEETPDEYTHLSVEAIYTAEPGYSDWLRQELLDEWSVQRPRIKELFSAIQNHGSTQFKRDELESQLKSLGVEFTQTEIVDDLRFLFANSVIGFKVGASTAWRYRCFSRSQGFIESDVYKLHDGLIRALNVKEPRDT